One segment of Macrobrachium rosenbergii isolate ZJJX-2024 chromosome 25, ASM4041242v1, whole genome shotgun sequence DNA contains the following:
- the l(2)37Cb gene encoding pre-mRNA-splicing factor ATP-dependent RNA helicase DHX16, whose product MSESLKAWVNHRLHDVLGMSDTTVAEYLLRLAQKLPSKKHILLELQNDMHVDSDIENFIGELWDKVRGGSDITPSASAPSAQSSKSKKRPLKKESSDSEGEGPALKIKSRAPEEEDEETKRIRDLQERDEYVDRLRQRDEERTKNVAEKGNQKAFEEAARRLQMEKEDRVKILPKLRVESRRKYLSKRKDDKLKELEENIIDDEYLFDEQTLTEREKKEREYKKTVLQLAKDYDKVREAENVQRYVMPEEGASVDDKYVEVDERENKHGFEQKKWEEDQMRGTSLSFGAKDKAVKYQEHEKEYNLVLEDEIEFIKSLPLEGTRKKKRKKKKKLEEEDSSSSSEEEDEEEPKVSEFHKKQMTLDEVRKSLPVYPFREALLDAINEHQVLIIEGETGSGKTTQVPQYLYESGFCDDGKKIGCTQPRRVAAMSVASRVSQEMGKKLGNEVGYSIRFEDCTSERTRIKYMTDGMLLREFLMDPSLEGYSVMIIDEAHERTLHTDILFGLLKDITRFRSDLKLLISSATLDSAKFSDFFDEAPIFRIPGRRYPVHIYYTKSPEANYIDSAAVTVLQIHITQHLGDILVFLTGQEEIEACQEILTERVRALGTKIRELIILPIYANLPSEMQAKIFEPTPPGARKVILATNIAETSLTIDGIAYVIDPGYSKQNYFNARSGMESLIVVPISRASANQRAGRAGRVGPGKCFRLYTQWAFENEMEENTIPEIQRVNLGNVVLQLKSLGIHDLINFDYLDPPPAESLILALEQLYALKALNHKGELTSSGRKMAELPVDPMMSRMILAADQYKVVEEILTIAAMLSVNGSIFYRPKDKAIHADTARKNFFHPDGDHLTLMNVYIEWAGTEYSSQWCYENFIQYRSLKRARDIRDQLEGLMERVEVPLSSNPGDSIGIRKAITCGYFYHIARFSKGGMYKTIKKSQTVLLHPQSCLVEDLPRWVLYHELVLTTKEYMRNIITIDGKWLLEVAPHYYRDNEIQDSTNKKMPKVVGKAKEDLVKEYN is encoded by the coding sequence GTGGCAGTGATATCACCCCCAGTGCTTCTGCCCCAAGTGCACAGAgttcaaaatcaaagaaaagaccTCTGAAGAAAGAGAGCTCAGATTCTGAAGGGGAAGGCCCAGCTCTAAAGATTAAGAGTAGAGCGccagaggaagaagatgaggaaacCAAGAGAATCCGAGATTTACAAGAAAGAGACGAGTACGTGGACAGGCTGCGCCAGCGAGATGAAGAACGAACTAAGAATGTGGCAGAAAAGGGCAACCAGAAAGCATTTGAGGAGGCAGCCCGAAGACTACAAATGGAAAAGGAGGACCGAGTGAAGATTCTGCCGAAACTCAGAGTTGAGTCTCGCAGGAAGTATCTGAGTAAACGCAAGGATGACAAACTGAAGGagttggaagaaaatataatcGACGATGAGTACCTCTTCGATGAACAAAcccttactgagagagagaagaaagagagggaataTAAGAAAACAGTCCTTCAGCTAGCCAAAGATTACGACAAGGTTAGGGAAGCTGAAAATGTACAGCGATATGTCATGCCAGAGGAAGGAGCCAGTGTAGATGACAAATATGTAGAGGTGGATGAGAGGGAAAATAAGCATGGATTTGAGCAGAAGAAGTGGGAGGAAGACCAAATGAGAGGCACTTCTCTCTCCTTTGGTGCAAAGGATAAAGCAGTGAAATATCAGGAGCATGAGAAAGAATACAATCTTGTTTTGGAAGATGAAATAGAATTCATCAAATCCCTGCCTTTGGAAGGTACTCgcaagaaaaaacgtaagaagaaaaagaaactcgAGGAAGAAGATTCAAGCTCTTCATcagaagaggaggatgaagaggaaccTAAAGTATCAGAATTTCATAAGAAACAAATGACTTTAGATGAAGTGAGGAAAAGCCTCCCAGTTTATCCTTTCAGAGAGGCCTTACTAGATGCAATTAATGAACATCAGGTTTTGATAATTGAAGGAGAAACAGGGTCAGGTAAAACTACACAGGTCCCACAATATTTATACGAGTCTGGCTTCTGTGATGACGGTAAGAAAATTGGATGCACACAGCCCAGGAGAGTGGCTGCGATGAGTGTGGCTTCTCGTGTATCGCAGGAAATGGGGAAGAAGCTTGGTAATGAAGTTGGATACAGCATTAGATTTGAAGACTGTACAAGTGAGCGCACACGAATCAAGTATATGACTGATGGTATGTTGCTAAGAGAATTCCTCATGGATCCTAGCTTAGAAGGTTATAGTGTTATGATTATTGATGAAGCTCATGAAAGGACACTCCACACTGACATCCTGTTTGGTCTCTTGAAAGATATAACAAGATTTCGCAGCGACCTGAAGCTTCTCATCTCGAGTGCAACACTGGATTCAGCAAAATTCTCTGACTTCTTTGATGAGGCTCCCATCTTCCGTATTCCTGGAAGACGCTACCCTGttcatatttattacacaaaaagCCCAGAAGCCAATTACATTGACTCTGCAGCAGTAACAGTATTACAGATCCATATAACTCAGCACCTAGGTGACATACTTGTGTTTTTAACAGGTCAGGAGGAAATTGAAGCTTGTCAGGAGATACTAACAGAAAGAGTTAGGGCTCTTGGTACCAAGATTCGAGAGTTAATTATCTTACCAATTTATGCAAATTTGCCTTCTGAAATGCAGGCAAAAATCTTTGAGCCTACTCCTCCAGGTGCAAGGAAGGTAATTTTGGCCACAAACATTGCTGAAACATCTTTAACGATAGATGGCATTGCTTATGTCATAGATCCTGGTTATTCCAAGCAGAACTATTTTAATGCCAGAAGTGGAATGGAATCCCTGATAGTTGTACCGATATCTAGAGCTTCGGCAAACCAGAGGGCAGGAAGAGCTGGTCGAGTTGGCCCTGGAAAATGTTTCAGACTTTACACACAGTGGGCCTTTGAGaatgagatggaagaaaataCCATCCCAGAAATCCAGAGAGTGAATCTAGGCAATGTAGTTTTGCAGCTGAAGTCTCTAGGTATCCACGACCTCATCAATTTTGATTATCTTGATCCCCCTCCAGCAGAAAGTCTCATTCTTGCACTGGAACAGCTGTATGCTCTGAAGGCTTTGAACCACAAGGGGGAGCTTACTTCCTCTGGGAGGAAAATGGCTGAACTTCCAGTCGATCCTATGATGTCAAGGATGATTCTTGCAGCTGATCAGTACAAAGTTGTTGAAGAAATATTAACTATTGCAGCCATGCTTTCAGTGAATGGTTCCATATTCTACCGACCAAAAGACAAGGCCATTCATGCGGACACTGCGCGCAAGAATTTCTTCCACCCAGACGGTGACCACTTAACCCTGATGAATGTGTACATTGAGTGGGCAGGAACTGAATACTCGTCGCAGTGGTGCTACGAAAACTTCATTCAGTATCGATCACTCAAACGAGCCAGAGACATTCGTGACCAGTTAGAAGGCTTAATGGAACGAGTGGAGGTGCCGCTTTCATCAAATCCAGGGGATTCTATAGGCATAAGGAAAGCTATCACCTGTGGCTATTTTTATCACATTGCTAGGTTTAGTAAGGGAGGCATGTATAAAACTATCAAGAAAAGCCAAACAGTATTGTTACATCCACAGTCATGTTTGGTGGAAGATTTACCGAGATGGGTTTTATACCACGAATTGGTGTTGACAACAAAAGAGTATATGCGTAACATCATAACAATTGATGGGAAATGGCTGCTCGAAGTAGCACCCCATTACTACCGGGACAATGAAATTCAGGACTCAACCAATAAAAAGATGCCAAAGGTGGTTGGAAAGGCCAAAGAAGATCTTGTGaaagaatataattaa